CTCGGGCCGGGGTCTGGGCCATACCGGCGGCACGCTGGACAAGCTGGAGGCGATCCCCGGCTATCTGTGCGACCAGCCCGAGGACGCCTTCCGCCGCATCGTGCGGCAGGTCGGCTGCGCCATCGTCTCGGCCACCGGCGACGTGGCGCCTGCGGACCGGCGCCTCTACGCGATCCGCGACGAAACGGGCACGGTCGAATCGATCGACCTGATCACGGCCTCGATCCTGTCCAAGAAGCTGGCGGCGGGGCTGGATGCGCTGGTGCTGGACGTCAAGGCGGGCTCGGGCGCGATCCTGAAGAAGCCCGACAGCGCCGGGCGGCTGGCGCAGGCGCTGGTCGAGACGGCGAATGGTGCGGGCTGCCCCACGACCGCGCTGATCACCGACATGGACCAGCCATTGGCCCGCAGCGCCGGCAACGCGCTGGAGGTGATGGAGGCGATCCGCACCCTGCAGGGCGCCCCCGGGGCGCTGCGCGAGCTGACCCTGGCGCTGGCCGCCGAATGCCTGTCCCTGGCGGGCCAGCCCACGGACGGGCTGGAGGCGGTGCTGGATGGCGGGGCCGCCGCCGAGGTCTTCGGCCGCATGGTCGCCGCGATGGGCGGGCCGCGCGACCTGATGGAACGTCCCGAGGCGCATCTGCCCCGTGCCCCCGTCATCCGCCCTGTGCCCACCCCCGAGGGCCGGGTCGGGCGCATCGACGTGACGGCGCTTGGCCATGCCGTGCTGGCGCTTGGCGGCGGGCGGGTGCGCGCGGGCGAGGCGATCGACCACGGCGTCGGGCTGGACGGTCTGGTCAAGCTGGGCGAGCCGGTCGGCCCCGACCGGCCGCTGGCGATGGTCCATGCCGCCGACGATCTGGGGGCCGAGGTCGCCATCGCCGCCGTGCAGGCCGCCTATACCCTGGGCGAGGGCGCCCCCGGCCCGCTGATCCGCGACCGGATCACCCGATGAGCCGCGCCTTCCTGATCGTGATGGACAGCCTGGGGATCGGCGGGGCGCCCGACGCGGGCGCG
Above is a window of Paracoccus liaowanqingii DNA encoding:
- a CDS encoding thymidine phosphorylase is translated as MTDPRPVISAIRDGRGLDGPGAALIAQGLADGSVSDAQAGAFAMAVLTKGVGPAGRVALTRAMRDSGHVLQWDLSGPVVDKHSTGGIGDTVSLVLAPLLAARGVFVPMISGRGLGHTGGTLDKLEAIPGYLCDQPEDAFRRIVRQVGCAIVSATGDVAPADRRLYAIRDETGTVESIDLITASILSKKLAAGLDALVLDVKAGSGAILKKPDSAGRLAQALVETANGAGCPTTALITDMDQPLARSAGNALEVMEAIRTLQGAPGALRELTLALAAECLSLAGQPTDGLEAVLDGGAAAEVFGRMVAAMGGPRDLMERPEAHLPRAPVIRPVPTPEGRVGRIDVTALGHAVLALGGGRVRAGEAIDHGVGLDGLVKLGEPVGPDRPLAMVHAADDLGAEVAIAAVQAAYTLGEGAPGPLIRDRITR